The following coding sequences lie in one Sedimentibacter sp. MB35-C1 genomic window:
- a CDS encoding HAD-IIIA family hydrolase — MKKNKCIFLDRDGTINVYKGLISNKDEIELEKKASEAIKLINNSEYLCIVVSNQPIVARNLCSLEQAWDINSELEKLLYEANRAYLDDIFICPHHPHKGYPEENKEYKIDCDCRKPKIGMIKEAAKKYNINLSESYIVGDTTIDIMTGKNAGLKTIMVKTGLGGDDEIYDVNADFIAEDLLIAVNYILNIKHYS, encoded by the coding sequence ATGAAGAAAAATAAGTGCATTTTTCTTGATAGAGATGGCACGATTAATGTATATAAAGGATTGATATCTAACAAGGACGAAATAGAATTAGAAAAAAAAGCGTCCGAAGCAATCAAACTTATAAACAATAGTGAATATTTATGTATTGTAGTATCGAATCAACCTATTGTTGCAAGAAACTTATGTTCGTTGGAACAAGCGTGGGATATAAACAGTGAATTAGAAAAGCTTTTATATGAGGCAAACAGGGCGTATTTGGATGATATATTTATTTGTCCGCATCATCCGCATAAAGGATATCCGGAAGAAAATAAAGAATATAAAATTGACTGCGATTGCAGAAAACCCAAGATTGGCATGATTAAGGAAGCAGCAAAAAAATATAATATTAATTTATCTGAATCTTATATTGTTGGGGATACAACAATTGATATAATGACAGGAAAAAATGCAGGATTGAAAACTATAATGGTTAAGACAGGCTTAGGCGGGGACGACGAAATATATGATGTTAATGCTGATTTTATTGCAGAGGATTTGTTGATTGCAGTAAACTATATATTAAATATAAAACATTATTCATAA
- a CDS encoding polysaccharide pyruvyl transferase family protein — MNIGLLGAIGVEDIGDVVMLQSTIELLRKNNNINKNNLKLTMFALNKDIAREQMDDNELETDIVDAITIDDLPNEIIENINFCKLVKENILEHIGKKEYLNKILDCDALFFIGGGYFNKYWGDKLIPSFIIPIAIGYKLNKPIYISGVNIGPFDSEHIDKFYGVFEKVNTIIIRDRNTSLDTLKKLGGTRGDIIFGGDDILSRWYKDIDNIRCDEICAEGKKYAVVQLHHWVEMYSDNYIKFYKALAKFLENLLDNKSIERVFFLPFSLFKGVDYECGRRLGTFIENRKEYIVFEPTKDYIFMRQLISGAEFLIGSRYHPVVFGIGEQVPTIGIYVNDLYKQKISGAFQAVEIDHNSNMIYVNDLTFEKLVKWYEDTKAKNYMNSDKIKEIMDKHNLNRRLSIEDFIYNLDVK, encoded by the coding sequence TTGAATATTGGATTATTAGGTGCAATAGGAGTAGAAGACATAGGGGATGTAGTTATGCTACAATCAACTATTGAGTTATTAAGAAAAAATAATAATATTAATAAAAATAATTTAAAGCTTACAATGTTTGCCTTAAACAAAGATATTGCTAGAGAACAAATGGACGATAATGAGCTTGAAACAGATATAGTTGATGCTATTACTATAGATGATTTGCCAAATGAAATAATTGAAAACATTAATTTTTGTAAGCTTGTAAAAGAAAATATACTGGAGCATATTGGGAAAAAAGAATATTTAAACAAAATTTTAGATTGTGATGCTTTATTTTTTATCGGAGGAGGATATTTTAATAAATACTGGGGGGATAAACTAATACCTAGCTTTATTATTCCGATAGCGATAGGCTATAAGCTGAATAAACCAATATATATATCTGGGGTTAATATCGGCCCGTTTGATAGTGAACATATTGACAAATTTTACGGAGTATTTGAGAAGGTGAATACAATTATTATAAGAGATAGAAATACTTCGTTAGATACATTAAAAAAGCTAGGAGGAACAAGAGGAGATATAATCTTTGGCGGGGATGATATTTTATCAAGATGGTATAAAGATATAGATAATATTAGATGTGATGAAATATGTGCTGAAGGAAAAAAGTATGCTGTAGTACAACTGCATCATTGGGTGGAAATGTATTCTGATAATTATATAAAATTTTATAAAGCTCTAGCAAAATTTTTGGAAAATCTATTAGATAATAAATCAATAGAAAGAGTATTTTTTTTACCGTTTAGCCTTTTTAAAGGTGTTGATTATGAATGTGGAAGAAGACTGGGAACGTTTATAGAAAATAGAAAAGAGTACATAGTTTTTGAACCTACCAAGGATTATATATTTATGAGACAGTTAATTAGCGGTGCGGAGTTTCTTATAGGGTCAAGATATCACCCAGTCGTATTTGGAATAGGAGAACAGGTTCCTACAATAGGCATATATGTGAATGATTTATATAAACAGAAGATATCAGGAGCATTTCAGGCAGTTGAAATTGACCATAATTCAAATATGATATATGTTAATGACTTGACATTTGAGAAATTGGTTAAGTGGTATGAGGATACAAAGGCAAAAAATTATATGAACAGTGATAAAATAAAAGAAATAATGGACAAACACAACTTAAACAGAAGATTAAGTATAGAGGACTTTATTTACAACTTGGATGTAAAATGA
- a CDS encoding PIG-L deacetylase family protein, which yields MDKYLIVATHPDDETLGAGGMMLRKKAEGNQVYVLNMTHMDAAFGYDEDKIIQRNNEIEEMIKRYDLDGYYNLKLRPSGLDSYLEGELLQKIGSVINEIKPNVVILPYYKDVHSDHRITFNLCYSCTKNFRYPFIKKILMMETPSETDFVMFEYTFKPNYFVDISNFIDEKTKIAKIYSSEISEHPFPRSEKNIKAYATIRGAAIGVDSAEAFVLIKEIE from the coding sequence ATGGATAAATATCTAATCGTTGCCACGCACCCTGATGATGAAACATTAGGAGCCGGTGGGATGATGCTCAGAAAAAAGGCAGAGGGTAATCAAGTTTATGTTTTAAACATGACACATATGGATGCAGCATTTGGGTATGATGAGGACAAAATTATACAACGTAATAATGAAATCGAAGAAATGATTAAAAGATATGATTTGGATGGATACTACAATCTAAAATTAAGACCTTCAGGTTTAGATTCATATTTAGAAGGAGAATTACTTCAAAAAATAGGTTCTGTGATTAATGAAATTAAACCAAATGTAGTTATACTGCCATATTATAAAGACGTGCATTCTGATCATAGAATTACATTTAATTTATGCTATTCCTGTACTAAAAATTTCAGGTACCCCTTTATAAAAAAAATATTAATGATGGAAACTCCTTCTGAAACAGATTTTGTTATGTTTGAATATACTTTTAAGCCAAATTATTTTGTGGATATTTCAAATTTTATTGATGAAAAAACAAAAATTGCTAAGATTTATAGCAGCGAAATTTCGGAGCATCCTTTTCCAAGAAGTGAAAAAAATATAAAAGCTTATGCAACCATAAGGGGAGCTGCCATAGGTGTCGATAGTGCAGAAGCATTTGTTTTAATTAAAGAGATAGAATAA
- the neuC gene encoding UDP-N-acetylglucosamine 2-epimerase — protein MKKVLAVSGIRSEYFILQPILDEIINRDDLQLKLVVTGTHLSPIYGNTYKYINDSYDAIKLETLLSTDSLSGRSKSLGIQIMGLTDIVIREKPDWLLVLGDREESISTATVGTYMNIPIAHVCGGDKVVGNIDDSVRHAVTKLAHLHFPTTVENGERILKMGEEAWRIHVTGNPALDSIRKQPDLSYNYINKELNTNLSSEKPFILLIKHPLSSEIEEAGEQMKITLEAVSELGVDTVITYPNSDAGSYDMIKVIDEFTKQFNFIKAYKTLPRDIFVNLQRKASLLLGNSSSGILEAPFLKLPVINVGNRQKQRQHSENIIFVPHIKELIKESIQKAISDEDFKSVCKNCSNPYGDGYSGERIAKIIAETEINKKLINKQIVY, from the coding sequence TTGAAGAAGGTATTAGCAGTTAGTGGGATAAGATCTGAATATTTTATATTACAACCTATATTAGACGAAATTATTAATAGGGATGATTTACAATTGAAGCTTGTAGTTACAGGAACTCATTTATCTCCTATATATGGGAATACATATAAATATATTAACGATTCATATGATGCAATTAAATTAGAAACATTGCTTTCTACAGATTCTCTGTCAGGAAGAAGTAAATCCTTAGGTATACAGATAATGGGACTAACAGATATAGTGATAAGAGAGAAACCAGATTGGCTGCTTGTTTTAGGAGATAGAGAAGAAAGCATTAGTACTGCCACTGTTGGAACATATATGAATATTCCAATCGCTCATGTTTGTGGAGGAGATAAGGTTGTTGGAAACATTGATGATTCTGTAAGGCATGCAGTTACAAAATTAGCTCATTTACATTTTCCTACTACAGTTGAAAATGGAGAAAGAATTCTAAAGATGGGGGAAGAAGCATGGAGAATTCATGTAACAGGTAATCCTGCTTTAGATTCGATTAGAAAACAGCCAGACTTATCTTATAATTATATAAATAAAGAATTAAATACTAATCTTTCTTCTGAAAAACCATTTATTTTGTTAATTAAACATCCTCTAAGTTCGGAAATAGAAGAAGCTGGCGAACAGATGAAAATTACACTAGAAGCAGTTTCGGAACTAGGAGTTGATACTGTTATAACATATCCTAATTCAGATGCAGGAAGTTACGATATGATTAAAGTTATTGATGAATTTACCAAACAGTTCAATTTTATAAAAGCTTATAAAACTTTGCCAAGAGATATTTTTGTAAACCTGCAAAGAAAAGCTTCATTACTATTAGGTAATTCTAGCTCAGGTATATTAGAAGCGCCATTTTTGAAACTTCCGGTTATCAATGTAGGAAATAGACAAAAACAAAGACAACATTCCGAGAACATTATTTTTGTTCCTCATATTAAAGAGTTAATAAAAGAATCAATTCAAAAGGCAATAAGTGATGAAGATTTTAAATCGGTGTGTAAAAATTGCAGTAATCCGTATGGAGATGGATATTCGGGAGAAAGAATAGCTAAAATAATAGCTGAGACTGAAATAAATAAAAAGCTAATTAACAAACAGATAGTTTATTGA
- a CDS encoding bifunctional diguanylate cyclase/phosphodiesterase: MKFLKDDISKFRPHINYFIAIAAFCAAFVLLETIHVIAGGDKTLMLKIFASLNIIFIAVIFGLYSNIKKEFRFIRKNIRKSNRNRGDRKNEFMFDVSYKSEFIIDAETIIKSNTSINYALVHYDLNKFSIINSSVGYKKGDEILRQIGKVLTKSLKNEIIGKAEGDNFFVLLEYEEQEELIKRACEISDKIEKMGVWNKLNLAPVVKTGIYFIDNDNLDIRVAIDKAYFAKVNLKNSYKSGCAVYEDSISDRMIEIKTIENDMHKALKNGEFVVYLQPKVDLQTGNLSGAEALVRWVHPEMGLLSPIRFIPVFENNGFIVDLDKFVFEEVCSSIRKWIDSGYNVHPVSVNVSRIHFTSSNFVSEYRKIRDKYRIGDGFIEIEITESVVFSNKNEAEIFSVMRKFRDDGFEISMDDFGSGYSSLGLLKEMPIDTLKLDKMFLSNIEENNSKIIVSNIVNMAKNLKLNVVCEGVETSNQVDFLKKIGCDMAQGFIFEKPKPMDEYEELINKEKVNYYKLAI, encoded by the coding sequence ATGAAATTTTTGAAGGATGACATTTCAAAGTTTAGACCGCATATAAATTATTTCATTGCTATTGCTGCATTTTGTGCCGCTTTTGTATTGCTTGAGACTATACATGTGATTGCAGGAGGAGACAAAACTCTGATGTTGAAGATTTTTGCTTCGCTTAACATTATTTTTATTGCAGTTATTTTTGGACTGTACAGCAATATAAAAAAGGAGTTCAGGTTTATAAGAAAGAACATAAGAAAATCAAACAGAAATAGAGGCGACAGGAAAAATGAGTTTATGTTCGATGTAAGCTATAAATCTGAGTTTATAATAGATGCGGAAACAATAATAAAAAGCAATACTTCAATAAATTATGCACTGGTTCATTATGATTTAAATAAATTTTCCATTATAAATAGCAGTGTCGGATATAAAAAGGGTGATGAGATACTCCGTCAGATAGGAAAGGTTTTAACTAAGAGCCTTAAGAATGAAATTATCGGCAAGGCTGAAGGCGATAATTTTTTTGTATTATTAGAATATGAAGAGCAGGAGGAGCTGATCAAAAGAGCCTGCGAAATATCAGATAAGATAGAAAAAATGGGTGTATGGAACAAACTAAATCTTGCACCGGTTGTAAAGACGGGAATATATTTTATTGATAATGACAATTTGGATATAAGGGTTGCAATTGATAAAGCATATTTTGCAAAAGTGAACCTTAAAAATAGTTATAAGAGTGGCTGCGCAGTATATGAGGACAGCATATCAGATAGAATGATTGAAATCAAAACAATTGAAAATGATATGCACAAGGCCTTGAAAAACGGGGAATTCGTGGTGTATCTGCAGCCAAAGGTTGATCTGCAGACAGGAAATCTTTCAGGTGCTGAGGCGCTTGTCAGATGGGTTCATCCTGAGATGGGGCTGCTTTCTCCCATAAGATTCATTCCTGTTTTTGAAAACAACGGTTTTATTGTTGATTTAGACAAATTTGTCTTTGAAGAGGTATGTTCCAGTATCAGGAAATGGATTGATTCGGGTTACAACGTGCATCCTGTTTCTGTTAATGTTTCAAGAATTCACTTTACGAGCAGCAATTTTGTATCAGAGTATAGAAAAATCAGGGATAAGTATAGAATTGGGGACGGTTTTATAGAAATAGAAATAACTGAGTCTGTGGTTTTCAGCAATAAAAATGAAGCCGAGATTTTTTCAGTCATGAGAAAATTTAGGGATGACGGATTTGAAATTTCAATGGATGATTTTGGTTCAGGATATTCAAGTCTGGGACTTTTAAAGGAAATGCCAATTGATACATTGAAGTTAGATAAAATGTTTTTGAGTAATATTGAGGAAAATAATTCAAAGATAATCGTCAGCAATATTGTAAATATGGCTAAGAATCTTAAACTGAATGTTGTATGTGAAGGCGTGGAAACAAGCAATCAGGTTGACTTTCTTAAAAAAATAGGTTGTGACATGGCGCAGGGCTTTATATTTGAGAAGCCTAAACCAATGGATGAATATGAAGAATTAATTAATAAAGAAAAGGTTAATTACTATAAATTAGCTATATAG
- the hag gene encoding flagellin Hag — translation MRIQHNINALNSLRQLGMNNNNTGKNIEKLSSGYKINRAGDDAAGLAISEKMRSQIRGLDMAAKNADDGISMIQTAEGALNETHSILQRMRELAVQSASDTNTQADRAELQKENEALIAEIDRIAQNTEFNTQKLLDTTTASGKFTLQIGANKGQTIEVTFADMQSAALKASGGSASGVAGLDISTRSGASGAIAAIDDAIAYVSSERANMGAVQNRLEHTINNLNVTSENLTAAESRIRDVDMAKEMMTYTKNNILTQAAQAMLAQANQQPQGVLQLLQ, via the coding sequence ATGAGAATTCAACACAATATCAACGCATTAAATTCATTGAGACAATTGGGAATGAATAACAATAACACAGGAAAGAACATTGAAAAATTATCTTCAGGCTATAAAATCAACAGAGCCGGTGATGATGCAGCAGGTTTGGCTATTTCTGAAAAAATGAGAAGCCAGATAAGAGGTCTTGACATGGCTGCTAAAAATGCTGATGACGGAATATCAATGATTCAGACAGCAGAAGGCGCTTTAAATGAAACCCACTCTATTTTACAGAGAATGAGAGAATTGGCTGTTCAGTCTGCAAGTGATACTAACACTCAAGCTGACAGAGCTGAGCTGCAAAAAGAAAATGAGGCACTTATTGCTGAGATTGACAGAATAGCACAGAACACTGAATTCAACACTCAGAAATTACTGGATACAACTACAGCTAGTGGTAAGTTTACTCTTCAAATAGGAGCAAACAAAGGCCAAACTATAGAAGTAACTTTTGCTGATATGCAATCTGCAGCGTTAAAGGCATCTGGCGGTAGTGCTAGTGGTGTAGCTGGTCTTGACATAAGCACAAGATCTGGTGCAAGCGGAGCAATTGCTGCTATTGATGATGCTATTGCATATGTTTCAAGCGAACGTGCTAACATGGGTGCTGTTCAGAACAGACTTGAACACACTATCAACAACTTGAACGTTACTTCAGAAAACTTAACAGCTGCTGAATCTCGTATCAGAGACGTTGACATGGCTAAGGAAATGATGACATACACTAAGAATAACATTCTTACTCAGGCTGCACAAGCAATGCTTGCTCAGGCTAATCAACAGCCACAAGGTGTATTACAGTTATTACAATAA
- a CDS encoding ATP-grasp domain-containing protein, producing the protein MNVLVEGIGSMVFNTQLKYYKEMDWNIIGIDIDNKSSGMYLVSKSYIVPKYSDVNCFEEIEKIIDNENIDLVFPSINEGLLEWSKRKKYFFDKYKTKIVISDEPSINICADKWNTYNFFYENNIRTPKTSLLLEYDLIKPRIGRGSAGIYYKDKIKDNFNMEGNISQELVTGQEYTIDILCDFNSNPVYIIPRKRIGVESGVSVKGVTVYDEEIIEYCKIIVERLKPIGIINIQCFKDGDNIYFIEINPRIAGGSSLSFAATENWFKALECFILGKTYTPKKVVYGRYMFRTFEDVIIDEDNLIKDRER; encoded by the coding sequence ATGAATGTTTTAGTTGAAGGCATAGGAAGCATGGTATTTAATACACAGCTTAAATACTACAAAGAAATGGACTGGAATATAATAGGCATAGACATTGATAATAAATCTAGCGGCATGTACTTGGTTTCAAAATCTTATATTGTACCAAAGTATTCAGATGTTAATTGTTTTGAAGAAATTGAAAAAATAATAGATAATGAAAATATAGATTTAGTATTTCCGTCAATAAATGAAGGATTATTAGAGTGGAGCAAGAGAAAAAAATATTTTTTTGATAAATATAAAACAAAAATAGTAATTTCTGACGAGCCATCTATAAACATTTGTGCTGATAAGTGGAATACATACAACTTTTTTTATGAGAACAATATACGAACTCCTAAAACTTCACTGCTGTTAGAATACGACTTAATAAAACCAAGGATTGGAAGAGGCAGTGCAGGAATTTATTACAAGGATAAAATAAAAGATAATTTTAATATGGAAGGTAACATATCTCAAGAATTAGTTACAGGCCAAGAATACACTATTGATATCCTTTGCGATTTTAACTCAAACCCAGTATATATTATTCCTCGCAAGAGAATAGGAGTGGAATCAGGGGTATCAGTAAAAGGTGTGACTGTATATGATGAAGAAATCATTGAATATTGTAAGATAATAGTAGAAAGACTTAAACCAATAGGTATTATAAACATTCAATGTTTTAAAGATGGCGATAATATATATTTTATAGAGATTAATCCTAGAATAGCGGGCGGAAGTTCTCTTTCTTTTGCAGCGACAGAAAATTGGTTTAAAGCTTTAGAATGTTTTATATTAGGAAAGACTTATACACCTAAAAAAGTTGTGTATGGCAGATATATGTTCAGAACGTTTGAAGATGTAATAATTGATGAAGATAATTTAATCAAAGATAGGGAGCGATAA
- a CDS encoding cytidylyltransferase domain-containing protein: MIFLIDKKIICIIPARGGSKGVHRKNLRNLGNKPLIQWTIEEAKKSKYINRIIVSTEDKEIEDACMQMGAEVVERPKELAADDSPTIDSMLYTLKVLEDNEKYFPNYVMLLQCTSPFRTVTDIDTAIERLLSKSKDFKSLISVTKEENPPWWLKSINEDGIIKDFITYDKKQYSRRQSFPPLYRLNGAIYICDIDEFKKHRTFEIENTLAYIMDSNSSVDIDTEDDLELAEYILTKILKKS; this comes from the coding sequence GTGATATTTTTGATAGATAAAAAAATAATATGCATTATTCCGGCAAGAGGGGGTTCTAAAGGAGTCCACAGGAAAAATCTTAGAAATTTGGGCAATAAACCTCTGATTCAATGGACTATAGAAGAAGCGAAAAAATCAAAATACATAAATAGAATAATAGTATCAACTGAGGATAAAGAAATAGAAGATGCTTGTATGCAAATGGGAGCAGAGGTAGTTGAGAGGCCAAAAGAACTTGCCGCTGATGATTCGCCTACTATAGATTCAATGCTCTACACATTAAAGGTATTGGAGGATAATGAAAAATATTTTCCAAACTATGTAATGCTATTGCAATGCACATCGCCTTTTAGAACGGTTACGGATATAGATACTGCAATTGAAAGGCTGTTAAGTAAAAGTAAAGATTTTAAGTCCTTAATATCTGTTACAAAAGAAGAAAATCCACCATGGTGGTTAAAAAGTATTAATGAGGATGGAATTATAAAAGATTTCATAACTTATGATAAAAAACAATATTCAAGGAGACAGAGCTTTCCGCCTTTATATAGACTGAATGGAGCTATTTATATTTGTGACATTGATGAATTTAAAAAACATAGAACATTTGAAATAGAAAATACTTTAGCATATATAATGGACAGTAATTCGTCTGTAGACATAGATACGGAAGATGATTTAGAATTGGCTGAATATATATTGACGAAAATATTAAAAAAATCATAA
- the neuB gene encoding N-acetylneuraminate synthase: MSAYIIAEAGVNHNGKLSIAKLLVDKAKQAGADCIKFQTFVSENIVTKNATKADYQKQLTNSNENQLDMLRKLELSFDDFIELYNYCKQKQIEFLSTAFDLDSIDFLNSLGIARWKIPSGDITNLPYLIKIAKLHKPIILSTGMSTMDDIRLALKVLKDNGNSDITVLHCTSEYPAPYEDINLKAMLTIKNEFNIPVGYSDHTMGIEIPIAAVAMGAEVIEKHFTLDRDMIGPDHKASLQPDELKAMITAIRNVESAIGTGEKKPAKSEMKNINIARKSIIAKTAIKKGDLFTEENITVKRPGNGISPMRWFNVLGRNAKRNFEEDELIEI, encoded by the coding sequence ATGAGTGCTTATATAATAGCAGAAGCAGGTGTTAATCATAATGGGAAACTGTCAATAGCTAAATTACTAGTTGATAAAGCAAAGCAAGCCGGTGCTGATTGTATTAAATTTCAAACTTTTGTTTCAGAAAACATTGTTACTAAGAATGCAACTAAAGCGGATTATCAAAAACAGCTGACAAATTCTAATGAAAACCAGTTAGATATGCTGCGTAAGCTTGAACTGTCATTTGATGACTTCATAGAATTGTATAATTATTGTAAACAAAAACAAATTGAATTTCTTTCTACGGCATTTGATTTGGACAGCATAGATTTTTTGAATAGCTTAGGTATAGCGAGATGGAAAATTCCGTCTGGAGATATTACAAATCTTCCTTATTTAATTAAAATAGCAAAGCTGCATAAACCAATCATTTTATCTACAGGAATGAGCACGATGGATGATATCAGATTGGCTCTAAAAGTTTTAAAGGATAATGGGAATAGCGATATAACTGTGCTTCATTGCACTTCAGAATATCCGGCACCCTATGAAGATATAAATTTAAAAGCAATGCTTACAATAAAAAATGAATTTAATATACCCGTAGGATATTCTGATCATACCATGGGGATTGAAATACCTATTGCTGCAGTAGCTATGGGTGCTGAAGTTATCGAGAAACATTTTACTCTCGACAGAGATATGATTGGACCTGATCATAAAGCCAGCTTACAGCCTGATGAATTAAAAGCGATGATAACTGCCATTCGAAATGTAGAATCAGCAATTGGTACAGGAGAAAAAAAACCAGCTAAATCAGAAATGAAAAATATAAATATTGCAAGGAAAAGTATAATTGCAAAAACTGCCATAAAAAAAGGTGATTTATTTACAGAAGAAAATATAACAGTAAAAAGACCTGGGAATGGTATAAGTCCTATGAGGTGGTTTAATGTTCTTGGGCGTAATGCTAAAAGAAATTTTGAGGAAGATGAGTTGATAGAAATATGA
- a CDS encoding response regulator transcription factor yields MILRILIVEDEVKITQALSFLFGKQKIDVDIANDGEEGMILSGKDIYDVIVLDIMLPGVDGIQILKSIRKNGIKTPVIMLTAKDTVDDRVFGLENGADDYLVKPFATKELIARVKALARRKSTEYVGEIYEFEDIKYDVKNYLIYIEGNEHKLPLKEAMLMEMFIKKPRQVFTREQIIDRIWGLEADILESNIEIYVHHLRKRLEKTNAKIETVRGVGYMLKEK; encoded by the coding sequence ATGATTTTGAGAATATTAATCGTAGAGGATGAAGTTAAAATTACCCAGGCCCTGAGTTTTTTGTTTGGAAAGCAGAAAATTGACGTTGATATTGCAAATGACGGAGAAGAAGGGATGATTCTATCAGGCAAGGATATATATGATGTAATAGTGCTGGATATAATGCTTCCAGGAGTTGACGGCATTCAAATATTAAAATCAATAAGAAAAAACGGCATAAAGACACCTGTTATAATGCTTACGGCAAAAGATACGGTTGATGACAGGGTGTTCGGCTTGGAGAATGGAGCTGATGATTACCTTGTTAAGCCTTTTGCTACAAAGGAATTGATTGCAAGAGTAAAAGCTTTAGCAAGAAGAAAGAGCACGGAGTATGTTGGCGAAATATATGAATTTGAAGATATAAAGTATGATGTAAAGAATTATCTGATATATATAGAAGGTAATGAACATAAGCTGCCGCTTAAAGAAGCTATGCTTATGGAAATGTTTATAAAAAAGCCGAGACAGGTTTTTACCAGAGAACAGATTATTGACAGAATTTGGGGACTTGAAGCGGATATACTGGAAAGCAATATAGAAATTTATGTTCATCATTTGAGAAAAAGGCTTGAAAAAACAAATGCAAAAATCGAAACAGTGAGAGGCGTAGGGTACATGCTTAAGGAGAAATAA